The genomic stretch CATCGCGTGGACGATGTCGCCGGTGAGGGTGTCCTCGGCGGTGGTGAGCTTCTGGCTGGCCTCGTAGGCGCGGACGACGTTGACGAGGCTGACCATCTCGCTGACCGAGTTGGCGTTGGAGCTTTCGAGCGCGCCCTGCATCACGGCGCTGTCCTTGCCCAGGCCGGACTTGAAGGCGGTGGGGGGGGCCTCGCTGCTGGCGACGAAGCGGCCGTTGGGAGCGCCGAGGGAGAGGACGGTCCGGGGATCGTCGAAGTGGGCGAAGGTGAGGCTGCCGATCTTGACGCTCTTCGCGCCGTCGTCGGCCCGGATGACGCCGTTCGGGTCGACCTTGACCTTGACCGAGTCCTTCGCGGCGATCGTGATCGGGGCATCCCCTTCGCCGAGGACGGTGGCGCCGTCGAGGGTCACCATCTTCCCCTCGTTCGTGAGGTGGAACTGGCCGTCCCGGGTGTAGGAAGTGGAGCCGTCCTGTTCGCGGACCTTGAAGAAGCCGTCGCCGACAATGCCGAAATCGTAATCGGCGCCGGTCCGGGCGACCTCGGCGGGGGTGAAATCGGTGACGGTGCGGGCCTGGAGCGGGGCGGCCTTCATGCCGAGGCGGCGGATGGTGCCGGGGATGTTGCCCCCCTTCTGGAGGTCGGAATCCTTCGGGATCTCGAAGGCGACCATCGTCCGCTTGTTGCCGGGCATGCTCATGCGGGCCAGGTTGGAGGAAATCGTCTCCTGCTGGATCGCCTGCGACTTCATCCCGCTGACTGCTTCGTAAAGGCCGATTTCCATCTTGCCTCATACTTCGCACGCCTTGTGCCAAGTCCCCTGCCCGGGATCGAGAACGGCTATTTTATCCCCTCCCCGAAGGGCTCATAAGAGAGGAAGGCTCGGTTTTCTCCGATTCTTTTCGGAGGACCGGCAGGAAAGTCCCTTTTGGAAAGGGATTTTTTTGCCGCTTTTTTGCCTAGGAGGGCAAATTGGGCGCGGAAGATTTTTCCTCCGCCTTGGCCTTGTCGGCCGACTCGCAGCGGATGAGATACTGCTCCCCGCAGGAGCAGGAAAAGTGGACTTCAAAGACGCCGGGAGCGGTCTCCAGGACCTCGACCTTCGGCGGCGCTTTCTGCTTCACGATGGCAACGACGGCGGTCGCCGGCTTCGGGGCGGGGGCACCCGGCTTCAGCCCGGGCTTGGCACCCGGCAGCGGAGGCTTACCCGGAACTCCGGGGGCTCCGGCCTTCACGACGCCGACGGGGGAAGCGCCCGCGGCGGGAGCCCCGGCAGGCGCGGCTGAGGGAGCGGAAGGCTTCCGGATCTGGATCCGGGTCTTGTCGTCGGGATTGAGAAAGCTCATGGAGATTGGGATTCCTTCATTTTCTGACGGAAACTGTCGGGATCTTCACCCGCCCCCGGACGCAAGACAATCGCAATCCGCCGGTTGTCCTCGGAACCGGGGTTGGCCGGGTCGATCGGATCGGAGGAGCCCTTCCCCGCGATGCGGAAGAACTGGGAGGCCTTCACCCCGCTGTCGCCGAGGGCCTGCTCCGAGGAGACGGCCCGCTGGGTCGAGGTCTCCCACCCCTTGATATTGTCGGCGTTCCCCTCGCTACGCTCGGCGTGGCCCTCGACCTCCACCTGGACGGGGAGCCGCTCGATCTGCCAACCGATCGTCTGGAGGACGAACTGGCCGAAGGCGGTGAGGTTGGGGGAGTTCGGCTCGAAGAACGGCTTCTTCGCCTTGTCGATCATCGTGATGCGGACGCCGTCGGCGGTGTAGTCGAAGCGGATCTGGTCGTCGCCCACCTCGCTGCTGTTGCTCAGCTGCTTCCGGATCTCCTCGACGGCCTGCTGGAGCGGATTGATCGAGACCATCTCCTTGCTGGCGTGGTCCTGTGGGACCTGCTTGTACTCGTGCGTCACTTCCTTCGCGAGGATCGCCTTCTGGCCCGCGTGGATGTTCGTCTTCTTGCCTTGGAAATAGTCCTCGATGGCGCGCTTCGTCTCCTCGTCGGCGCCCATGATCCAGAGGCACAGGAAGAGCGCGAACATCGACGTCATGAAGTCCGCGTAGGCGACCTTCCAACTTCCGCCTCCGTGTCCGCCGCCCATAGTCGTGACTTCTGGTCCTGGCTAGCCACCGGGGCTAGGCGGGCCGCTTGAGGGATTTGAGTTCGGTCTCGAACGCGTCGCTCACGGGCTGACGGTCGGGGGGAATCGCCTTGCGGCCCGATTCGGCGGCCATGATCGGCGGGGAACCGTTGGCGTAGCTGACGATCATGTTGCACATGACCTGGTAATAGGCGATCTCGTCCTCGTTGATGAACTCGATCTTCACGATGAGCGGCTGCATCAGGCCGTAGCTGAGCAGGAGGCCGAGGAAGGTGCCGACGAGCGCCGAGGCGACCTTCTCGCCGATGACCGCCTTTTCACCCGAGAGGAAGCCCATGGTGACGACGATGCCGAGAACGGCGGCGACGATGCCGACGCCGGGGAGCGCGTCCGAGACCTTGTTGAGAATGATGAGCGGCCCCTGCTGGTGGTGGTGGATCTTCTGCACTTCCTCGGTGAGGGAGACGCGGAGCTGTTCCGGCTTCATGCGGCCTTCGATGAGGGGCCGAAGGGCGTCCTGGAGGAAGGCGATGGCGTGGTGGTCGGCGAGGAAGGCGGGATACTTCGAGAAGATCGGGCTCGAGGCCGGATTGACGACGTGTTCCTCGATGCCGACGACGCCCTGCTCGCGCGCGATCATGAAGAGCTCGTACAACCCCTTGCAGAGATCGAGATACCGTTCCTGCGGATAGGGTACGGCCCCCGTCGCCTGCTTCATCTTCGCGAGCGTCGCCTTGAGGACCGAACCGGGGCTGCCGCCGACGAGGTAGCCGACGCCGACGCCGATGATGATGAACCATTCGCCCGGGTGGAGCAGGGACTCCATGTGGCCCCCGTTGTACAGGAAGCCGCCGAAAACCGAGCCGAACACGATACCCCAACCAGCAAGCAACAACATAGGTGTCCTTTTCTCTGTGGGGTTACCGCTTCCGCTCCTTCAGGAAGGTCGAACGGAGCCGGGTGATCGCCAGCGTATGCACCTGGGAGACACGGGATTCCGTGATATTCAGGATCTCGGCGATGTCTTTGAGGCGAAGGTTTTCCATGTAATACAGCGTCAGGACATGGAGCTGCTGCACGGGCAGTTTTTCCATTGTCATGCGTAAAATGGCTTTATCCTCCTCATTTAGCAAGCTCGCAAATGGGGTCAAAGAAGTGGGATCGGCGACAACGTCCTCGTGGGAGAGAGAGTCGCCCTCCTCGCTGTTGAAGACCGGTTCCTGGAGGGAAAAATAGGAGACGGGACGGATCCGGTCGAGCATCTCGAGGAGGTCCTTGACGCTCATCCCCATTTCCTTCGCCAGCTCGTCCTCCGTCGGCTCCCGGCCGAGGCGCTGGGCGGCGGCGTCCTGGGCGGCCTCGAGGGTCCGGGCATCCTTGTGGACCGAGCGGGGGACCCAGTCGAGGCGGCGGAGCTCGTCGAGGATCTGGCCCCGGATGCGGAAGGTGCAATAGGTCTTCAGCGTCGTCCCGCGGGAGGGATCGTAGCGGTCGACGGCGTCGAGGAGGCCCAT from Verrucomicrobium sp. GAS474 encodes the following:
- a CDS encoding flagellar hook-basal body protein, giving the protein MEIGLYEAVSGMKSQAIQQETISSNLARMSMPGNKRTMVAFEIPKDSDLQKGGNIPGTIRRLGMKAAPLQARTVTDFTPAEVARTGADYDFGIVGDGFFKVREQDGSTSYTRDGQFHLTNEGKMVTLDGATVLGEGDAPITIAAKDSVKVKVDPNGVIRADDGAKSVKIGSLTFAHFDDPRTVLSLGAPNGRFVASSEAPPTAFKSGLGKDSAVMQGALESSNANSVSEMVSLVNVVRAYEASQKLTTAEDTLTGDIVHAMNNT
- a CDS encoding flagellar motor protein MotB, with product MGGGHGGGSWKVAYADFMTSMFALFLCLWIMGADEETKRAIEDYFQGKKTNIHAGQKAILAKEVTHEYKQVPQDHASKEMVSINPLQQAVEEIRKQLSNSSEVGDDQIRFDYTADGVRITMIDKAKKPFFEPNSPNLTAFGQFVLQTIGWQIERLPVQVEVEGHAERSEGNADNIKGWETSTQRAVSSEQALGDSGVKASQFFRIAGKGSSDPIDPANPGSEDNRRIAIVLRPGAGEDPDSFRQKMKESQSP
- a CDS encoding motility-associated protein, encoding MLLLAGWGIVFGSVFGGFLYNGGHMESLLHPGEWFIIIGVGVGYLVGGSPGSVLKATLAKMKQATGAVPYPQERYLDLCKGLYELFMIAREQGVVGIEEHVVNPASSPIFSKYPAFLADHHAIAFLQDALRPLIEGRMKPEQLRVSLTEEVQKIHHHQQGPLIILNKVSDALPGVGIVAAVLGIVVTMGFLSGEKAVIGEKVASALVGTFLGLLLSYGLMQPLIVKIEFINEDEIAYYQVMCNMIVSYANGSPPIMAAESGRKAIPPDRQPVSDAFETELKSLKRPA
- a CDS encoding FliA/WhiG family RNA polymerase sigma factor; translation: MDPQPSPLPRRAVVPPPPPPVKRTEEERDTLIRSLLPMVNFVVARMGLYLPPHIAQDDLISAGVMGLLDAVDRYDPSRGTTLKTYCTFRIRGQILDELRRLDWVPRSVHKDARTLEAAQDAAAQRLGREPTEDELAKEMGMSVKDLLEMLDRIRPVSYFSLQEPVFNSEEGDSLSHEDVVADPTSLTPFASLLNEEDKAILRMTMEKLPVQQLHVLTLYYMENLRLKDIAEILNITESRVSQVHTLAITRLRSTFLKERKR